The following proteins are co-located in the Anser cygnoides isolate HZ-2024a breed goose chromosome 2, Taihu_goose_T2T_genome, whole genome shotgun sequence genome:
- the PTGR3 gene encoding prostaglandin reductase 3 yields the protein MSWSARSGVALGCRARPIVDMSYSRHFLDFQGSAIPSAMKKLVVTRLSPNFREAVALRRGVPVPLPGDGDLLVRNRFVGINASDINYSAGRYDASVKPPFDIGFEGVGDVVALGLSASADYTVGQAVAYVKAGSFAEYTVVPAKQAVPLPSVKPEFLTLMVSGATAYISLKELGELSEGQKVLVTAAAGGTGQFAVQLAKKAKCHVIGTCSSDEKGGFLKSIGCDRAINYKTESIESVLRKDYPEGVDVVYESVGGKMFDLAVNSLATKGRLIVIGFITGYQNPTGLSPIKAEVLPAKLLKKSASIRGFFLNHYFSEYKMALKHLLKMYEKGELVCEVDLGDMSPEGKFTGLESVFRAVDYMYMGKNIGKIVVELPHSVNSKL from the exons ATGAGCTGGAGCGCCCGGAGCGGCGTGGCGCTGGGCTGCCGGGCGCGGCCCATCGTGGACATGTCGTACAGCCGCCACTTTCTGGATTTCCAGGGCTCGGCCATCCCCAGCGCCATGAAGAAGCTGGTGGTGACTCGGCTGAGCCCAAACTTCAGGGAAGCGGTCGCCCTGCGGCGCGGCGTGCCCGTGCCGCTCCCCGGGGACGGCGACCTCCTCGTCAGGAACAG aTTTGTCGGCATTAACGCGTCTGACATAAACTACTCAGCCGGTCGATATGACGCATCGGTTAAGCCCCCATTTGACATAGGCTTTGAAGGTGTTGGTGATGTGGTAGCGTTAGGACTCAGTGCTAGTGCCGATTACACGGTGGGCCAAGCCGTGGCCTACGTTAAAGCAGGTTCCTTTGCTGAATACACAGTCGTGCCTGCCAAGCAAGCAGTGCCTCTGCCCTCTGTGAAACCTGAGTTTCTGACTTTAATGGTAAGTGGTGCTACTGCATACATCAGCCTGAAGGAACTGGGAGAGCTGTCTGAAGGCCAGAAGGTCCTGGTGACAGCAGCGGCGGGAGGAACGGGCCAGTTCGCTGTGCAGCTCGCAAAGAAGGCAAAGTGCCATGTAATTGGAACCTGCTCCAGCGATGAAAAGGGTGGCTTTCTGAAATCCATTGGCTGTGACCGTGCAATCAACTATAAAACTGAAAGCATTGAGTCTGTTCTTAGGAAGGACTACCCAGAAGGTGTGGATGTAGTGTACGAGTCTGTTGGTGGGAAGATGTTTGACTTGGCTGTTAACTCCTTGGCTACCAAAGGGCGCCTGATAGTTATTGGGTTTATCACTGGCTACCAGAACCCTACTGGCCTCTCGCCTATTAAAGCAGAGGTTTTGCCAGCAAAACTGCTGAAGAAGTCTGCCAGCATCCGGGGTTTCTTCTTGAACCATTACTTTTCCGAATACAAAATGGCTCTGAAGCACTTGCTCAAGATGTATGAAAAAGGAGAACTGGTCTGTGAGGTAGACCTTGGAGACATGTCTCCAGAGGGCAAGTTCACTGGCTTGGAGTCTGTATTTCGTGCTGTAGATTACATGTACATGGGAAAAAACATTGGAAAAATTGTAGTTGAATTACCTCACTCTGTCAACAGTAAgctgtaa